One genomic region from Equus asinus isolate D_3611 breed Donkey chromosome 10, EquAss-T2T_v2, whole genome shotgun sequence encodes:
- the HEMGN gene encoding hemogen isoform X2, translated as MDVRKDQSRLMLHQTPDSHQEESRVPEVIGTWSLRNREQLRKRKAEAQEKQSSQWQFGEKKHKRQRTGRGNQRGRKRQQKTELKAEPGSHLEKEIMEKALALTEKESEPPRSVTEALPSGASPQRVVPEKHFSAIDQESIIHQESSSEYQETVVQNHPSDICQDRAGPEDLSPKRCPETAVLQDHPSKSHHDTTEPEDLSPKMCQETAVAKALPSKTSEDVADLEGCSLEAYPKPDVPKGYALEAYQKRAELEEYDSAPGEGVAETESFLPKTQETAVPKDLSTKTSQETAEPEQFSPKTYKEITVPNAPSHKTIQETPAPEEYPPEMYQETPGQEEYSPEIYQETPGCEDYSPEIHRETPGPEDCSPEKYQETPGCEDYSPEIYRETPGPEDCSPEKCQETPGCEEYSPEIYRETPGPEDCSPEKYQETPGPEDLSTKTYRNKDLSKEHFPEPYQETGGPQSQDPKAHQEDAKDVSTFPQEIKERKAEEPETPAIPNIPQELHPENDVHSYVLF; from the exons ATGGATGTGAGAAAGGACCAGTCTCGCTTGATGCTCCATCAGACACCTGATTCTCATCAAGAAGAGAGCCGTGTTCCAG AAGTCATTGGAACTTGGAGTTTGCGAAACAGAGAGcaactcagaaaaagaaaagccgaAGCGCAAGAAAAGCAGTCTTCACAATGGCAGTTTGG agagaaaaaacacaagcggcagagaacaggaagaggaaatcaaagaggccgaaagagacaacaaaagaCAGAACTGAAGGCGGAGCCTGGGTCacatttagaaaaggaaattatgGAGAAAGCTCTGGCACTTACGGAGAAAGAAAGTGAACCACCTAGGAGTGTAACTGAAGCTCTCCCCTCGGGGGCCTCCCCCCAAAGAGTTGTGCCTGAGAAACATTTTTCTGCAATAGATCAAGAAAGCATTATACATCAGGAAAGCTCTTCTGAGTACCAAGAAACAGTGGTACAAAACCACCCTTCTGACATATGCCAAGACAGGGCTGGACCCGAAGACCTCTCTCCTAAAAGGTGCCCAGAAACAGCTGTTCTTCAAGACCATCCTTCCAAAAGCCACCATGATACGACCGAGCCTGAAGACCTCTCTCCTAAAATGTGCCAAGAAACAGCTGTAGCCAAAGCCCTTCCTTCTAAAACATCTGAAGACGTAGCTGACCTGGAAGGATGCTCTCTTGAAGCATACCCCAAACCAGATGTACCTAAAGGCTATGCTCTTGAAGCATACCAAAAAAGAGCTGAACTCGAGGAATACGATTCTGCACCAGGTGAAGGAGTAGCGGAGACTGAAAGCTTCCTTCCAAAAACACAAGAAACAGCGGTGCCTAAAGACCTTTCTACAAAAACATCCCAAGAAACAGCTGAACCCGAACAGTTTTCCcctaaaacatataaagaaatcaCTGTCCCTAATGCCCCCTCTCATAAAACAATCCAAGAAACACCAGCTCCTGAAGAATATCCACCTGAAATGTACCAAGAAACACCCGGGCAAGAAGAATACTCACCTGAAATATACCAAGAAACCCCTGGGTGTGAAGACTATTCACCTGAAATACACCGAGAAACACCTGGGCCTGAAGATTGTTCACCTGAAAAATACCAAGAAACCCCTGGGTGTGAAGACTATTCACCTGAAATATACCGAGAAACACCTGGGCCTGAAGATTGTTCACCTGAAAAATGCCAAGAAACCCCTGGGTGTGAAGAATATTCACCTGAAATATACCGAGAAACGCCTGGGCCTGAAGACTGCTCACCTGAAAAATACCAAGAAACACCTGGGCCTGAAGACCTCTCTACTAAGACATATAGAAATAAGGATCTGTCTAAAGAACACTTTCCAGAACCATACCAAGAAACAGGTGGGCCCCAAAGCCAGGATCCTAAAGCACACCAGGAAGATGCTAAGGATGTTTCCACTTTTCCTCAAG